In the Streptomyces spororaveus genome, TCCCACAGCGACCCGGCCGCACCGGCCTTCTCGTCGTCCGCGCCGTAGACGACCCGGGCGACGCGCGACTGCACGAGCGCGCCCGCGCACATGACGCACGGCTCCAGGGTCACCACGAGGGTGCACCCCGGAAGGCGCCATTCCCCGAGCTCGGCGGCCGCCCGGCGCAGTGCCACCACCTCGGCGTGCGCGGTGGGGTCACCGGCCGCCTCGCGTTCGTTGTACCCGGTGGCGAGGATCCGCCCGTCCGGGCCCAGCACGACGGCGCCGACCGGCACATCGCCGGCCGGCACCGCCCGGGCGGCCTCCTGGAGCGCCAGGCGCATGGAGTCCCGCCACGGGTCCCGTACGGGATCGGGGGTGTTCGCGGGGAGCACTAGCGGACGGCCTCCAGGACCTCGGTGGCGCCGAGGGAGTCGGCGATCTCCGAGAGGGCGTCCCCGTCGAGGGTCATCAGTTGTTTGTTGGTCACCCCGAGATCGTCCAGCAGCCCGGGGTCGCCGAGCGGACCGGCCGGTACCGGTTCCGCACCGGTCCCGCCCACCTCGTCCTCGTCGGCGTCCTCGTCCGTGAACGCGGCGACGGCATCCTCCTCGCCGTCCTCGGTGCCGTCCAGGTCCAGGTCGTCGAGTTCGTCGTCCTCCTCGTCGCTGCCCAGCAGCTCTTTGGTCAGCATCGAGCCGTAGGAGCTGCGGGCGGCCGCGGAGGCGTTCGATACGAAGTACCGCGGGTCCTCCTCGCCGTCCACGCGGACGACGCCGAACCAGGCGTCCTCCTGCTCGATGAGGGCGACCACCGTGTCGTCGTCGACAGCGGCGGACCGGGCGAGATCGATCAGATCACTGAGGGACTCGACGTCGTCGAGTTCCATGTCGCTCGCTTCCCACCCGTCTTCGGTGCGCGCGAGCAGTGCGGCGAAATACACCGTGACTCTCCCACTGGTCTTAGGCGTGCCGGTTGGAGGTCCCCCCGGCCGGAGGATGGGGCAGAACGGCTGTGCTGCTCGCCGCCCGTACCCCGCCCAATCGGCATCGTGGCAGAAACAGCGGCTTTGCGAGAGGTCTTCCGCGCTTGCGTCGTGCCGCGCCGTGCACCGGCAGGGGCCGTGCGGGGTTGCGGCGCGGGGGCGGCGGGGCCGTAGGGAGGGGTGTGGGGCGGGTGGTGCGGCCCGGACGTGTCGCGGCGTGCCGGGCCGGTGCCGGCGCCGGATCACCAGCGGAAGGTGCGCATGCGCATCTGCTGGCGCATACGGGCCGCACGGGCGCGGCGGGGCTGGACGCGATCGCGCAGCTCGCGCGCCTCCATCAGGTCGCGCAGGAACTGCGCGCGGCGTGCGCGGCGCTGCGCCGCGGTCTCCGGCACCTCGTCGTCGGGCTGCCTGTCGGACATCGGCCACCACCTGGCTGGTCGGTCGTCCCCCCTTGCACCCACCTTCCCCCGGACGGAGCGTTTGATGCCACCCCGTCGCAGGTCAGGCGTCGTCCTTGAGGGTCGGGACCACGGCGACCGGGCCGTGCGCGTGGTGGAGCACGGCATGGGCCACCGAGCCGATCGCCAGGGACATGGCGGTGCGGCGCGGGTGGTGGCGGCCCACCACGATCAGCGCCGCCGCCCGGGAGGCGATGACCAGCCGGCCGGCCGGGTCCCCGGGTACCGCGGCCTGCTCGACGGGGACGTCCGGAAAGCGCTCGCGCAGCGGGGCCAGCCGCTCCGTCTGGGAGCGCAGCATCTCCCGTTCGGCCGGTACGCCGTCCCCCTCGTCGGCCAGCCCCTCCGGCGGGATCACCGCGAAGGGGCTGTCGATCACCAGGTTCGGCGAGGGCGGGATGGCGTACGCGGAGACCACCTGGACGGTGGTCCCCCGCACGGCGGCTTCGGTGAACGCGAAGGTCAGTACGTCGTCGGGCGTCTCGGCGGCGTGCAGTCCGACCACCACCCGCCCGGCCGACAGCTCGGCGTCGGCGTCGGGGCGGGCGCCGCGCTCCGCGTGCGGGACCACCACGACCGGGCAGGCGGCCGTACTGGCCACGGCCCGGCTGCTGGAGCCGAGCAGCAGGCTGGCGAAGCCGCCGCGGCCCCGGGAGCCCATCACCAGCATCCGGGACCGGGAGCCGATCACCCGCAGCGCCTCGGGCACCGAGCCCTCCAGAGCCTCGTACGTGACCCCGGCGGGCAGCCCGGCGCCGGGGTCGAAGCCGGAGCCCGAGCCCGAGCCGGGGCCTGCTCCGGAGCCCGAGCCCGAGCCGGGTCCGCCGCCGAGCAGGGCCCGGACCCACTCGCGTACGGGGTCGGGGATGTCCTCCGGTTCGGAGGCGTCGTGCAGGGAGGCCCGGCGCCCGGCGTACAACTGGGCGTGGTCGGGCAGTACATGGGCGACGAGCAGCCCGCAGTCGTGCCGGACGGCCTCGGCCCGCGCCCACTCCAG is a window encoding:
- the tadA gene encoding tRNA adenosine(34) deaminase TadA, with protein sequence MRLALQEAARAVPAGDVPVGAVVLGPDGRILATGYNEREAAGDPTAHAEVVALRRAAAELGEWRLPGCTLVVTLEPCVMCAGALVQSRVARVVYGADDEKAGAAGSLWDLVRDRRLNHRPEVIRGVLADECARQLTDFFRDL
- a CDS encoding tRNA adenosine deaminase-associated protein, with translation MYFAALLARTEDGWEASDMELDDVESLSDLIDLARSAAVDDDTVVALIEQEDAWFGVVRVDGEEDPRYFVSNASAAARSSYGSMLTKELLGSDEEDDELDDLDLDGTEDGEEDAVAAFTDEDADEDEVGGTGAEPVPAGPLGDPGLLDDLGVTNKQLMTLDGDALSEIADSLGATEVLEAVR
- a CDS encoding universal stress protein; its protein translation is MSNTPVIAAVDGSEHSLRALEWARAEAVRHDCGLLVAHVLPDHAQLYAGRRASLHDASEPEDIPDPVREWVRALLGGGPGSGSGSGAGPGSGSGSGFDPGAGLPAGVTYEALEGSVPEALRVIGSRSRMLVMGSRGRGGFASLLLGSSSRAVASTAACPVVVVPHAERGARPDADAELSAGRVVVGLHAAETPDDVLTFAFTEAAVRGTTVQVVSAYAIPPSPNLVIDSPFAVIPPEGLADEGDGVPAEREMLRSQTERLAPLRERFPDVPVEQAAVPGDPAGRLVIASRAAALIVVGRHHPRRTAMSLAIGSVAHAVLHHAHGPVAVVPTLKDDA